From Aedes albopictus strain Foshan chromosome 1, AalbF5, whole genome shotgun sequence, one genomic window encodes:
- the LOC134285689 gene encoding uncharacterized protein LOC134285689: MTDGNVDLTLTACSSCGQTSDTNEQMVGCDSCKGWFHCRCVNATEADLAEPKWFCSADECQRQKKGTTKRSSKTSKKASGHTSDSDKTSVKSDRQVGPHLSRIMQTLQNEQKSKDEELQMERIMREKRIEMDLEFKKKRMAMEKQMRDREMELERELLEQSLAQEKEHLDRLKLMRLQYRSQMDQVQQEIKQLNTTSDADETPKTVDRNRAFLGESSRATFVNADATNVSVRSNLSKFKPLAPSKQSHETESDDSDETSDSESSEEESEEDESDLEAEKPRMGPSKAQLAARNGITKRLPIFTGKPEEWPLFIGAFEASTEACGFSEVENLVRLQESLKGPALESVRCQLLLPKSVPRVIKKLRQLYGRPEQLLQCHLERIRKLDSPKADKLASYVPFGNAVEQLCDHLKMAGLKEHLVNPLLLQDLVDKLPSGDKREWVRYKKKKKSVTLCTLSKFLSKIVAEACEANVSLEIKPDPRVSVSTKATKGISKGAVFNHSSLEPSNKSDDARRSQKPCIVCQRNDHRLRYCEDFKKLPAADRIKLAQQKKLCKVCLNDHGNAECKFKLRCNVGDCQQRHNPLLHPPQTTLAINAHVRVNGSILFRMLPVMLHCGQKSVSTLAFLDEGASVTLIEQHLADKIGASGVNLPLTINWTSDISRTESDSICTNLWISSPGSNEKNLLKTVQTVRELLLPAQSLESTEMAKRYAFLRDVPFLSYQSGRPGLLIGLNNIHVIAPIETKLGGPGEPIAVKSKLGWTVYGPQMGETISEALVGHHAVSNQAIHDLIKVHYALEESATAVLQESKEDRRARDILERTTKRIGDRFETGLLWRADDIVFPNSFPMALRRLEHLERRLEKTPELYEIVRQQVIEYQNKGYAHRATTEELTKMDRRRMWYLPLNVVLNPKKPGKVRLVWDAAARVDGVSLNSQLLKGPDLLTALPEIVCRFRERPVAFGGDIREMYHQLRIREVDKSAQLFLFRAKRTDEPAIYIMDVATFGATSSPCSAQFIKNLNALEFSNEFPSAAEAIIKSHYVDDYFDSVDCVAEAVQRAKDVAHVHAKGGFLIRNWVSNSEEVLRNLGEQEVTTKVRLTQDKSIETERILGIVWNPTEDTFAFSANHRQDLEEFLVGDERPTKRIILSCVMGFFDSQGMFSHYTVHGKLIVQNLWRLGYDWDETVNDDTWADWKRWTALLPCVESVRIPRAYFGSLRSDEIDFLELHVFTDASEHAYGTVAYFRATVNGTYKCALAMSRSKVAPLKRQSIPRLELLAAVLGARLLRTVESSHTLPVHRRFLWTDSQTVLSWIRSDQYKYKQFVAFRIGEIHELTNIADWRWVPSNQNIADVLTKWGQGPPLESNGPWFAGPQFLYQPEENWPIQKLPLTNIAEEMRAHLLFHDTTSHELPLIHVHLMSQWTRIVRATSYALRFAANCRRKQKGEPIWTTKAVGSRTKLLKLQWPNICWPLQQEEFLKAETVLWKQAQFAGFPDEVCTLKRAQKTNVTSAKIEKGSLLYKLTPVMDDNGVIRVGGRLEKAEFLPFDTKFPIILPKDDVITKRLVQHYHEQFGHANRETVFNEMRQRFYVPKLRSVILKVMNDCIWCRVYRCSPKIPKEAPLPVPRVTAHLRPFSSVGVDYLGPIEVTVGRRKEKRYVALFTCLAIRAVHVEVVFSLTAQACLMAIRRFCCRRGVPEEFVSDNATNFKSASKELAKTINDECADRVTSSRTKWTFIPPGTPHMGGAWERMVRSVKEALHVFDDGRKLTDEILLTTLAEAEDMINSRPLTYVPQESAEIEAISPNHFLRGAVRAEDLEVDQVIDFAGTLRDVYKRSQYLADQLWIRWSKEYLPSINHRTKWFEDKGSIRAGDLVFVADGRIRKSWTRGIVEEVFPGSDGRVRQVTVRTSGGVFKRATVNLAVLEIRDGKSGTAGGSAPELRPGECAGTTAKGQAKSKGLTDLTL; the protein is encoded by the coding sequence ATGACGGATGGAAACGTAGATCTCACACTGACTGCTTGCAGTTCCTGTGGGCAAACATCGGATACCAACGAGCAGATGGTTGGCTGTGATTCCTGCAAAGGTTGGTTCCATTGTCGGTGCGTCAATGCCACAGAAGCTGACTTGGCTGAACCGAAGTGGTTTTGCTCCGCGGATGAGTGTCAACGCCAGAAAAAAGGAACCACAAAAAGGAGCAGCAAGACGTCCAAAAAGGCTTCTGGACATACGTCGGACTCCGATAAGACGAGTGTTAAATCGGACCGCCAAGTTGGACCGCATCTTTCCCGAATCATGCAAACGTTGCAGAATGAGCAGAAGTCCAAAGATGAAGAGCTGCAAATGGAACGGATCATGAGAGAGAAGCGCATCGAGATGGATCTAGAGTTCAAGAAAAAACGTATGGCCATGGAGAAACAGATGAGGGACAGAGAGATGGAATTGGAGAGGGAGTTGCTTGAACAGTCACTCGCACAGGAAAAGGAGCATTTAGACCGGCTGAAGCTGATGAGACTGCAGTATCGATCTCAAATGGATCAAGTCCAGCAGGAGATAAAACAGTTGAACACAACGTCCGACGCTGATGAAACTCCGAAGACAGTTGATCGGAATCGAGCCTTTCTAGGAGAGAGCTCTCGAGCGACTTTCGTCAACGCGGATGCCACAAATGTATCTGTTCGATCGAACTTGTCAAAGTTCAAGCCACTCGCCCCAAGTAAACAGAGTCATGAAACCGAAAGCGACGATAGCGATGAGACGTCTGACAGCGAGTCTTCAGAGGAGGAGTCTGAAGAGGATGAATCGGATTTAGAAGCGGAGAAACCAAGAATGGGACCGTCCAAGGCTCAGCTGGCGGCTAGAAACGGAATTACGAAAAGGTTACCCATTTTCACCGGAAAGCCCGAAGAATGGCCGTTATTCATCGGGGCATTTGAAGCATCGACGGAAGCATGTGGTTTCAGCGAAGTCGAAAATCTTGTCCGCTTGCAAGAGAGCTTAAAAGGGCCGGCTTTAGAAAGCGTTCGTTGCCAACTTCTGTTGCCAAAATCCGTTCCTCGCGTCATAAAGAAGTTGCGTCAGTTATATGGAAGGCCGGAGCAGCTGCTCCAATGCCACCTGGAGCGAATTCGGAAGTTGGACTCACCGAAGGCGGATAAGCTCGCAAGCTACGTTCCGTTTGGCAACGCCGTAGAGCAGCTCTGCGATCACCTCAAGATGGCCGGACTAAAGGAACATCTAGTGAACCCTCTTCTTCTACAAGATTTGGTAGACAAGCTACCGTCTGGTGACAAACGCGAATGGGTTCgatataagaagaagaagaagtctgtGACGCTGTGTACGCTTTCGAAATTCCTATCGAAAATCGTAGCTGAGGCGTGCGAAGCCAACGTTTCGTTAGAGATCAAACCAGATCCAAGGGTTTCTGTGTCGACGAAGGCCACCAAAGGGATATCGAAGGGAGCCGTGTTCAACCACAGTTCGTTGGAACCTTCCAATAAAAGCGACGATGCAAGACGGTCACAAAAGCCGTGTATAGTGTGCCAACGCAATGATCATCGTCTGAGATATTGCGAAGACTTTAAAAAACTGCCTGCGGCCGATCGCATCAAGCTAGCGCAGCAAAAAAAGCTTTGCAAGGTGTGCCTCAACGACCACGGGAATGCTGAGTGTAAATTCAAGCTACGTTGTAATGTTGGCGACTGCCAACAACGCCACAATCCGCTTCTGCATCCCCCGCAAACGACGTTAGCGATTAATGCACATGTACGAGTGAACGGTTCAATTCTTTTCCGTATGCTACCCGTTATGCTGCACTGCGGACAAAAGTCTGTGAGCACTCTGGCATTCCTCGATGAAGGTGCGTCGGTAACACTGATTGAGCAGCATTTGGCGGATAAAATTGGCGCAAGCGGCGTGAATCTCCCGTTAACAATCAACTGGACTTCAGATATTTCCAGAACTGAAAGCGACTCGATCTGCACAAATTTATGGATTTCATCCCCTGGAAGCAACGAGAAGAATCTGCTGAAGACGGTGCAGACGGTTCGTGAGTTGCTTCTTCCTGCACAATCACTTGAATCCACGGAAATGGCGAAGCGATATGCTTTTCTGCGTGACGTGCCTTTCCTTTCCTATCAAAGTGGGCGCCCAGGACTATTGATCGGGCTAAACAATATCCACGTCATTGCACCAATCGAAACCAAACTAGGTGGACCGGGAGAACCAATCGCGGTGAAATCAAAACTAGGCTGGACCGTGTATGGTCCACAAATGGGAGAAACTATAAGCGAAGCCTTAGTGGGTCATCACGCAGTGAGCAACCAAGCAATTCATGATCTCATAAAAGTGCATTATGCCCTCGAAGAATCGGCGACAGCTGTACTCCAAGAATCGAAGGAAGATCGAAGAGCCCGTGACATCCTGGAACGGACGACGAAACGCATAGGAGACCGTTTTGAGACGGGACTTCTATGGAGAGCTGACGATATAGTGTTCCCGAATAGCTTCCCGATGGCCCTTCGGCGTTTGGAACATCTGGAACGACGTTTAGAAAAAACACCTGAATTGTACGAGATTGTAAGACAACAAGTGATCGAATACCAGAACAAGGGGTACGCGCATCGAGCAACGACTGAAGAACTGACCAAAATGGATCGTCGCAGGATGTGGTATCTGCCTTTGAACGTGGTTCTAAACCCAAAGAAGCCCGGCAAAGTTCGCCTGGTGTGGGATGCGGCGGCACGCGTCGATGGCGTTTCTCTAAACTCGCAGCTCCTAAAAGGACCCGATTTGCTGACTGCATTACCGGAAATCGTATGCCGCTTTCGAGAGCGACCGGTTGCCTTTGGTGGAGACATCAGAGAGATGTACCACCAATTGAGAATACGCGAGGTGGATAAATCGGCTCAGCTATTTCTGTTCAGAGCGAAACGTACAGATGAACCGGCCATCTACATAATGGATGTTGCCACATTTGGCGCCACAAGTTCTCCGTGTTCTGCTCAGTTCATAAAGAACCTGAATGCTCTTGAATTCTCCAACGAGTTTCCAAGCGCAGCGGAAGCAATCATCAAAAGCCACTATGTCGATGATTATTTCGACAGTGTGGACTGCGTAGCAGAAGCTGTTCAACGAGCGAAAGATGTGGCACACGTGCATGCAAAAGGAGGATTCCTAATTAGAAATTGGGTGTCCAACTCTGAGGAAGTGCTTCGCAACCTCGGAGAACAGGAAGTTACCACCAAGGTTCGTTTGACGCAGGACAAAAGCATCGAAACCGAACGCATCCTGGGAATCGTATGGAATCCGACTGAGGACACCTTCGCGTTTTCTGCAAATCACCGACAGGATCTTGAGGAGTTTCTCGTAGGAGACGAAAGACCTACAAAGCGTATCATCCTCAGCTGTGTAATGGGATTTTTTGACTCCCAAGGTATGTTTTCTCATTACACGGTGCACGGTAAGCTTATTGTGCAAAACCTATGGCGACTGGGTTATGATTGGGACGAAACAGTGAACGACGATACTTGGGCAGATTGGAAGCGATGGACTGCTCTTTTACCATGCGTGGAATCAGTAAGAATTCCACGGGCCTATTTCGGTAGTCTACGATCAGACGAAATCGATTTCCTCGAATTACACGTGTTCactgacgctagtgaacatgcgtATGGAACAGTGGCGTACTTCAGAGCAACGGTGAACGGAACGTACAAGTGTGCGTTAGCCATGTCACGATCGAAGGTAGCACCACTAAAAAGGCAATCAATTCCCCGGCTGGAGCTTTTGGCTGCGGTATTGGGAGCTCGACTATTGCGCACTGTCGAATCTAGTCACACACTGCCTGTTCATCGACGATTTCTGTGGACAGACTCACAAACTGTGTTAAGCTGGATTCGTTCAGATCAATACAAATATAAACAATTTGTTGCCTTTAGAATCGGAGAGATTCATGAATTAACCAACATTGCAGATTGGCGCTGGGTACCAAGTAACCAAAATATCGCAGACGTTCTGACCAAATGGGGCCAAGGACCCCCACTTGAATCAAATGGTCCGTGGTTTGCAGGTCCACAGTTCTTGTATCAACCTGAAGAGAACTGGCCAATTCAAAAACTTCCGCTGACCAATATTGCCGAAGAAATGCGTGCTCATTTGCTGTTCCACGACACAACTAGTCACGAATTACCACTAATTCACGTTCATTTGATGTCACAGTGGACTCGCATCGTCAGAGCAACTTCTTACGCGCTAAGGTTTGCTGCAAATTGTCGTCGCAAGCAAAAGGGCGAACCGATTTGGACTACGAAGGCAGTTGGGAGTCGGACGAAATTGCTAAAATTACAATGGCCCAACATCTGCTGGCCGTTACaacaagaagagttcctgaaagcaGAAACAGTGTTATGGAAACAGGCCCAATTCGCTGGTTTCCCGGACGAAGTATGTACGTTGAAGCGAGCACAGAAAACGAATGTAACATCGGCGAAAATTGAAAAAGGAAGTCTTCTGTATAAATTGACTCCCGTTATGGACGACAATGGAGTCATACGTGTAGGAGGCAGGCTGGAAAAGGCGGAATTTCTGCCATTCGATACCAAATTTCCAATCATCCTTCCTAAAGATGACGTCATCACAAAAAGATTGGTGCAACACTATCATGAGCAGTTCGGACACGCAAACCGCGAAACAGTGTTTAATGAAATGAGGCAACGCTTCTACGTTCCAAAACTGCGTTCCGTAATTCTGAAAGTTATGAACGACTGCATCTGGTGTCGGGTCTACCGATGCTCACCCAAAATTCCCAAGGAAGCACCACTACCTGTTCCACGTGTGACGGCCCACCTGCGACCATTCAGTTCAGTTGGAGTTGACTATCTTGGGCCGATAGAGGTTACAGTTGGGCGACGGAAGGAGAAAAGATATGTCGCCTTATTCACTTGCTTGGCAATAAGGGCAGTTCACGTTGAGGTGGTCTTCAGCTTAACTGCCCAGGCATGCCTAATGGCGATTCGGCGATTTTGCTGTAGAAGAGGCGTTCCAGAGGAATTTGTATCCGACAACGCTACGAACTTCAAAAGTGCTAGTAAAGAGCTGGCTAAAACCATCAATGACGAATGCGCTGATCGCGTCACCAGTTCCAGGACTAAATGGACCTTCATTCCTCCCGGTACCCCACACATGGGAGGGGCCTGGGAAAGAATGGTCCGTTCAGTGAAAGAAGCTCTACACGTTTTTGATGATGGCAGAAAATTGACCGACGAAATTCTTCTTACAACCTTGGCAGAAGCTGAGGACATGATTAACTCTCGTCCGCTAACTTATGTCCCTCAGGAATCCGCAGAAATAGAAGCAATCTCACCGAATCATTTTTTGCGAGGTGCAGTACGGGCCGAAGATTTAGAGGTTGATCAGGTCATCGACTTTGCAGGAACGCTTCGAGATGTCTACAAGAGATCACAATATCTTGCCGATCAACTCTGGATTCGCTGGTCAAAGGAGTATTTGCCGTCCATAAACCATCGTACAAAATGGTTTGAGGACAAGGGTTCGATCCGAGCAGGAGATCTAGTATTCGTGGCAGATGGACGCATTCGAAAGTCGTGGACAAGAGGAATTGTCGAAGAGGTATTTCCAGGATCTGATGGTCGAGTTCGGCAAGTCACTGTGAGGACATCTGGTGGCGTGTTCAAGCGTGCAACCGTAAACTTGGCAGTGCTGGAGATTAGAGACGGTAAATCCGGAACGGCCGGGGGTTCCGCACCGGAGTTACGGCCGGGGGAATGTGCTGGCACCACTGCTAAGGGACAGGCGAA